A DNA window from Loxodonta africana isolate mLoxAfr1 chromosome 7, mLoxAfr1.hap2, whole genome shotgun sequence contains the following coding sequences:
- the SLC22A18 gene encoding solute carrier family 22 member 18, protein MRGARGPRGQGQPPSKMGALDRPGVLLLTYVLAALELTCLFMQFSTVPYLARRLGLDSIAFGYLQTIFGVLQLLGGPVFGRFADQRGARAAFTLSFLAASALFGLLAAACSPALPGVALLFASRLPSALMHTLPAAQMVITDLTPPEERPEALGRLGLCFGVGVILGSLLGGTLSTACGIHCPALVAIAANLLGAVLSFTCIPTSTKGASVDAQATPPGGPKASVFDLKAITRLLLLPGVLPVFLIKVVSGFPSGIFMVMFSIISMDFFQLEAVQAGYLMSYFGVLQMVIQGLVIGRLSNRFSEGTLLRASVLAFTVTGLAMALMSSVFHFCLVVPGLVFSLCTLNVVTDSVLTKAVSASDTGTMLGLCASVQPLTRTLGPTLGGFLYHGFGVAIFGHVQVAINLLVLLALWRKPVPQERDKLR, encoded by the exons ATGCGGGGAGCCAGAGGCCCCAGGGGCCAGGGCCAGCCTCCCAGCAAGATGGGCGCTCTGGACCGGCCGGGGGTCCTCCTGCTCACCTATGTGCTGGCTGCGTTGGAACTCACCTGCCTCTTCATGCAGTTCTCCACCGTGCCA TACCTGGCCCGAAGGCTGGGCCTGGACTCCATCGCCTTTGGCTACCTGCAGACCATCTTCGGAGTGCTCCAGCTGCTGGGCGGGCCCGTGTTCGGCAG GTTCGCAGACCAGCGCGGAGCGCGGGCCGCGTTCACGCTGTCCTTCCTGGCGGCCTCGGCGCTCTTCGGGCTCCTGGCGGCCGCCTGCAGCCCGGCCCTGCCCGGCGTCGCCTTGCTCTTCGCCTCGCGCCTGCCCAGCGCGCTCATGCACACGCTGCCAG CCGCTCAGATGGTGATCACCGACCTGACCCCGCCCGAGGAGCGGCCCGAGGCCCTAGGCCGGCTCGGCCTCTGCTTCGGCGTCGGCGTCATCCTCGGCTCCCTGCTCGGCGGGACCCTGAGCACCGCGTGCGG GATTCATTGCCCCGCTCTCGTGGCGATTGCTGCCAACCTCCTGGGTGCCGTCCTCAGCTTCACCTGCATCCCGACCAGCACCAAAGGGGCCAGTGTGGATGCTCAGGCCACCCCGCCAG GTGGACCCAAGGCCAGCGTGTTTGACCTGAAGGCCATCACCCGTCTGCTGCTGCTGCCCGGTGTCCTGCCTGTCTTCCTCATCAAGGTGGTCTCCGGCTTCCCCTCAG GTATCTTCATGGTCATGTTCTCCATCATCTCCATGGACTTCTTCCAGCTGGAGGCTGTCCAGGCCGGCTACCTCATGTCCTACTTCGGGGTCCTGCAGATG GTCATCCAAGGCCTGGTCATCGGGCGGCTGAGCAATCGCTTCTCTGAGGGCACCCTGCTCCGTGCCAGCGTGCTGGCCTTCACAGTCACGGGACTGGCCATG gCGTTGATGTCCAGCGTCTTCCACTTCTGCCTCGTGGTGCCTGGCCTGGTCTTCAGCCTGTGCACACTCAACGTGGTCACCGACAGTGTGCTGACCAAGGCCGTCTCTGCCTCGGACACGG GCACCATGCTGGGCCTCTGCGCTTCCGTGCAGCCGCTGACCCGCACCCTGGGGCCCACCCTGGGTGGCTTCCTGTATCACGGCTTTGGTGTGGCCATCTTTGGACATGTTCAGGTGGCCATCAACCTCCTGGTCCTCCTGGCACTCTGGAGGAAGCCTGTGCCCCAGGAGAGGGACAAGCTCCGGTGA
- the PHLDA2 gene encoding pleckstrin homology-like domain family A member 2, producing MKTPGEVLREGELEKRSDSLFQLWKKKRGVLTPDRLSLFPAGPGARPKELRFHSILKVDCVERTGKYVYFTIVTTDRKEIDFRCAGESCWNAAITLALIDFQNRRALQAFHSRQERAAPAPAEPRAP from the coding sequence ATGAAGACACCTGGCGAGGTACTGCGCGAGGGCGAGCTGGAGAAGCGCAGCGACAGCCTGTTCCAGCTGTGGAAGAAGAAGCGCGGCGTGCTGACGCCCGACCGTCTGAGCCTCTTCCCCGCCGGGCCCGGCGCGCGGCCCAAGGAGCTGCGCTTCCACTCCATCCTCAAAGTGGACTGCGTAGAGCGCACGGGCAAGTACGTCTACTTCACCATCGTCACCACCGACCGCAAGGAGATCGACTTCCGCTGCGCCGGCGAGAGCTGCTGGAACGCGGCCATCACGCTGGCGCTCATCGACTTTCAGAACCGCCGCGCCCTGCAGGCCTTCCACAGCCGCCAGGAGCGCGCGGCCCCCGCGCCCGCCGAGCCCCGCGCGCCTTGA